Proteins encoded within one genomic window of Armatimonadota bacterium:
- a CDS encoding sulfatase, whose translation MRIIYFDIDCLRPDHLGCYGYHRPTSPNIDAIAKQGVIFQHYYCANSPCLPSRANWISGRFGIRNGVASNVGVGAKFHLRHTNYGGPEPDNELFTRKLRACGYDTFSFSNFADRHSAYWFMCGWTEFHTPNLKCGSETAEEVNAPLLRWLKTNATRENYFLHINYWDAHRCYKMDASWADKFKDFPVQQTWPDEEAIRKHQEVQGPFTAQGQFKDGISPFPLMPGSISSRQDFEHIITGYDAAIAYVDHHVGIVLNELDRQKVLDDAAVIISADHGDAFGEHGIYSDHVCADECIHRIPLIIRWPGVTKEGCKSDAFLYSIDFAPTLCELLDIEIPEDWDGKSFFENLQGKPGLDRNYLVWDHGLYTIQRAVRTKRHLMVRTYDPLCYKFEPIELYDIENDPYQTTNISDEKPEIVQECIAIQNNWFDEQMAKPHAIIDPLQKILEERGK comes from the coding sequence ATGAGAATCATATATTTCGACATAGACTGCTTGAGGCCTGACCACCTAGGATGCTATGGATACCATAGGCCAACCTCACCAAATATAGACGCCATTGCCAAACAGGGAGTCATTTTTCAACATTATTATTGTGCAAACTCCCCATGCCTTCCATCAAGAGCAAATTGGATTTCTGGACGCTTTGGCATTAGAAATGGGGTGGCATCTAACGTTGGTGTTGGTGCAAAATTTCATTTGCGACACACAAATTACGGCGGTCCAGAACCTGACAACGAGCTATTTACGCGCAAATTGAGGGCTTGCGGCTATGATACGTTTAGCTTCTCCAACTTCGCAGACCGCCATAGCGCATATTGGTTCATGTGCGGCTGGACAGAATTCCATACGCCAAACCTGAAATGCGGAAGCGAGACTGCTGAGGAAGTAAATGCTCCCCTTCTCCGTTGGCTTAAGACAAACGCAACCCGAGAAAACTATTTCTTGCACATCAATTATTGGGACGCTCACCGATGCTATAAAATGGACGCATCATGGGCTGACAAATTCAAAGACTTTCCAGTTCAACAAACGTGGCCTGATGAAGAAGCTATTCGCAAACACCAGGAAGTCCAAGGACCATTTACGGCACAAGGACAATTTAAAGATGGAATCAGCCCATTCCCATTAATGCCTGGGTCCATCTCCTCACGCCAAGACTTCGAGCACATTATAACAGGCTACGACGCCGCGATCGCCTACGTCGACCATCATGTTGGAATTGTGCTTAACGAACTGGACCGTCAAAAAGTCTTAGATGATGCTGCAGTCATTATCTCGGCTGACCATGGAGATGCTTTTGGTGAGCATGGGATATACTCCGACCACGTATGCGCTGACGAATGCATCCACCGAATACCACTAATTATACGCTGGCCTGGCGTAACAAAGGAAGGCTGTAAATCAGATGCCTTCCTCTACAGCATAGACTTCGCTCCAACCTTATGTGAACTTTTAGATATCGAAATCCCCGAAGACTGGGACGGTAAGTCATTTTTCGAAAATTTGCAAGGAAAACCTGGTTTAGATAGGAATTATCTTGTTTGGGACCATGGACTTTACACAATCCAGCGGGCAGTTCGTACAAAAAGGCACTTAATGGTGCGGACATACGATCCCCTTTGCTACAAGTTTGAGCCAATCGAGCTTTACGACATAGAAAATGACCCCTACCAAACTACAAATATTTCCGATGAGAAACCGGAAATAGTTCAAGAATGCATTGCCATCCAAAACAATTGGTTCGATGAGCAGATGGCGAAGCCTCATGCCATCATTGATCCACTACAAAAAATACTAGAAGAGCGCGGAAAGTAA
- a CDS encoding AAC(3) family N-acetyltransferase produces the protein MPSITKNDIITGLRNLGLKPGDAVLTHSSLSSFGYVDGGADAVIDAIIESVSQGGTVLFPTLTGNENLSPDNPPVFDVANTPCWTGLIPETARKRQDFIRSAHPTHSVCASGKEAERFIESHEFSPTPCGEGSPYDKLVEAGGYILLIGVGHECNTTMHYCEEMAGVPYHLQEKEAYAMVRYPDGRTADVPVRLHKYGIPRNFARLEPEFLANGIQTEGRIGESIIKLVKANKMAEMVLAYLRKDPFFLVTKDAGR, from the coding sequence ATGCCCTCAATTACAAAGAATGACATTATAACAGGTCTACGCAATCTGGGTTTAAAGCCGGGGGATGCAGTGCTCACTCACTCGTCGCTTTCTTCGTTTGGTTATGTCGACGGCGGAGCGGATGCTGTCATCGACGCTATTATTGAATCTGTTAGTCAAGGCGGCACCGTTCTCTTCCCAACACTAACTGGCAATGAGAACCTCTCGCCAGATAATCCGCCGGTTTTTGACGTAGCCAATACTCCATGCTGGACTGGATTAATTCCTGAAACTGCCCGCAAACGTCAAGACTTTATTCGAAGCGCGCATCCAACACACTCAGTTTGCGCGTCGGGAAAGGAAGCAGAACGTTTTATAGAAAGCCATGAGTTCTCGCCTACGCCATGCGGCGAAGGCTCTCCATACGATAAGCTTGTAGAAGCAGGTGGCTATATTTTGCTTATTGGCGTCGGCCATGAATGCAACACAACTATGCATTATTGTGAAGAAATGGCCGGTGTTCCATATCACCTCCAGGAAAAAGAAGCTTATGCAATGGTAAGGTATCCTGATGGTAGAACAGCCGATGTTCCAGTGAGATTACACAAGTATGGCATCCCTAGAAACTTTGCACGGCTAGAGCCCGAATTTTTAGCAAACGGCATTCAAACAGAGGGTAGAATTGGAGAAAGCATAATCAAATTAGTAAAAGCCAACAAAATGGCTGAAATGGTCCTTGCTTATCTCCGCAAAGACCCATTTTTCCTTGTTACTAAAGACGCAGGGAGATGA
- a CDS encoding TIM barrel protein: MERLKNSIGIWMAGKTPTRFMPDGYHAEVADEPMPEKYARMAEGLGDLLDGFEGHYPQEINEDIEKDVLQAIGNKDFYAVALGTFCMPELKMGCFMNPDPGLRRKSMEITKRAIDQAARLGAKLIIWPGNDGYNYPNQADYTEMWKLFIDGIAEAVEYANSKKVPVLLEDKNSEPKMRILLANQATCILVIKKLAEMGIDTSNVKVNMDWQHLIMRGENLPQYAALLASEGLLGHQHANSGWGQFDDDNIVGASFIEQTFGMAIELQLLGYGKNGERIGYDLFPYTEDQIEAARMSINVWNHLWDKAAQITQGPLREEYLAARKRMDTIQVLKIINHVLLGMPKQF; encoded by the coding sequence ATGGAAAGATTAAAAAATAGCATTGGCATATGGATGGCAGGCAAGACACCGACAAGATTTATGCCTGATGGTTATCATGCCGAGGTTGCAGACGAGCCTATGCCTGAGAAATATGCGCGCATGGCAGAAGGGCTAGGCGACCTGCTCGATGGTTTTGAAGGCCACTATCCGCAGGAAATTAACGAAGACATCGAGAAGGATGTCCTTCAAGCAATTGGAAACAAAGATTTCTATGCAGTAGCGCTCGGAACCTTCTGTATGCCGGAGCTCAAGATGGGCTGCTTCATGAATCCTGACCCCGGTTTGCGTCGAAAATCAATGGAAATCACAAAACGAGCAATTGACCAAGCCGCAAGACTGGGCGCAAAGTTAATAATCTGGCCAGGAAATGATGGGTATAATTACCCCAATCAAGCTGATTATACCGAAATGTGGAAGCTTTTTATAGATGGCATTGCAGAAGCAGTCGAATATGCAAATAGCAAAAAAGTACCTGTGCTTTTAGAAGATAAGAATAGCGAGCCTAAAATGCGAATTCTCCTTGCAAATCAGGCAACTTGCATCTTAGTCATCAAAAAGCTCGCAGAAATGGGAATTGATACTAGCAACGTTAAGGTAAACATGGATTGGCAACACCTCATTATGCGCGGTGAAAACCTTCCACAATATGCGGCACTCCTTGCAAGTGAAGGCTTGCTCGGACATCAGCACGCAAACTCAGGTTGGGGCCAATTTGATGATGATAATATCGTTGGCGCATCCTTTATCGAGCAAACATTTGGCATGGCAATTGAGTTACAGCTTCTCGGATATGGAAAGAATGGTGAACGCATAGGATATGACCTATTCCCATATACCGAAGACCAAATTGAAGCAGCAAGAATGAGCATAAATGTCTGGAACCACCTCTGGGACAAAGCTGCACAGATAACCCAAGGCCCACTTCGCGAAGAATACCTTGCGGCAAGAAAGAGGATGGACACAATCCAAGTGCTGAAAATAATAAATCATGTCCTTTTAGGAATGCCCAAGCAATTTTAG
- a CDS encoding ABC transporter permease, translating into MKRKQKAESTHDFNAIRGVLDFLGNFRGIAALVAVFLLGVFFTPKSYSTGMPVFLTLSTQSDILFEYAEYGILATGMTLVILTGGIDLSVGSVLGFAATFFSILMIAKGWAPLPAVLATILTGAIAGLINGFFIAKFRMQPFIATLAMMVAARGAAKWISGGVKVQPGLEGYKLQSGSPEFFGWMTQKLPGFGLQPITLLFLINIIIMLIVVRYTRFGRHLYAIGGNEEAARLSGVRVGWAKVIAYVLCGGMAALAGISNATRLDLGDPEAGFTYELDAIAAVVIGGTSLMGGRGGMFFTLIGTLIIGYINKILSINGVEEAFRLLAKGAIIVAAVLIQQRRKE; encoded by the coding sequence ATGAAGCGAAAGCAAAAAGCTGAATCCACTCATGATTTTAATGCCATACGAGGCGTGCTGGACTTTCTTGGAAATTTCCGTGGTATTGCTGCATTAGTTGCAGTCTTTCTTCTCGGCGTCTTTTTTACTCCGAAGTCGTATTCAACCGGAATGCCCGTCTTTCTAACGCTGAGTACACAGAGTGACATACTTTTTGAATATGCTGAATATGGCATTTTAGCTACCGGAATGACGCTTGTAATTCTGACGGGCGGAATAGACCTTTCGGTTGGTTCAGTTCTTGGCTTTGCCGCAACATTCTTTTCAATTCTAATGATTGCCAAGGGCTGGGCACCTTTACCTGCGGTATTAGCAACTATACTCACAGGTGCAATTGCGGGGTTAATTAATGGCTTCTTCATAGCAAAGTTTAGGATGCAGCCATTTATTGCAACTTTGGCGATGATGGTTGCAGCAAGAGGGGCGGCAAAGTGGATTTCTGGAGGAGTCAAGGTACAACCAGGTTTGGAGGGATACAAGCTCCAAAGCGGTTCTCCAGAGTTTTTTGGGTGGATGACTCAAAAGCTCCCAGGGTTTGGACTTCAGCCAATCACGTTGCTTTTTCTAATTAATATTATTATCATGCTGATAGTTGTAAGATATACAAGGTTCGGCCGCCATCTTTATGCAATCGGCGGTAACGAAGAAGCAGCTAGATTATCAGGCGTAAGAGTTGGATGGGCAAAGGTTATAGCTTATGTACTTTGTGGAGGAATGGCTGCCCTTGCTGGAATTTCGAACGCAACGCGCTTGGATTTGGGTGACCCGGAAGCTGGATTTACATACGAACTTGATGCGATTGCAGCAGTTGTTATAGGTGGAACGAGCCTAATGGGCGGTAGAGGCGGCATGTTCTTTACTCTTATTGGCACGCTGATAATCGGGTACATCAACAAAATTCTAAGCATTAACGGTGTAGAGGAGGCATTTCGCTTGTTGGCAAAGGGCGCAATAATAGTGGCAGCGGTACTAATTCAACAAAGGAGGAAAGAGTAA
- a CDS encoding substrate-binding domain-containing protein, which produces MMIDRRKYTILAIFLVTGLFAASCGKKQVSEQAKDSAREGKTWIIGMSQCNLGEPWRVQMNADIEAAAKKHPEIKVIFKDAQNNTAVQQAQVKEFISQGVDLIIISPKEARPLTKPVAEAIEAGIPVIVLDRKVEGDKYTCFIGADNVKIGREAGKYLVKILGGKGKIVELKGLMTSTPGQERHNGFMEGIKGSKLEIIFSADCRWLEPNAQREMASALARFPQIDAVYGHNDPSAHGAYMAAKQEGKGREKKIKFIGIDALPHEGIRYVKEGILTATFQYPTGGAEAIDVAIKILKGEKVPKNITLGTRIYTKENVEKGGEAL; this is translated from the coding sequence ATGATGATTGATAGACGCAAATATACTATTTTAGCTATTTTTCTGGTAACGGGGTTGTTTGCTGCTAGCTGCGGCAAAAAGCAGGTTTCCGAACAAGCAAAGGATTCGGCTAGAGAAGGAAAGACCTGGATAATCGGAATGTCCCAGTGCAATTTAGGCGAACCTTGGCGTGTGCAGATGAACGCTGATATTGAGGCTGCAGCCAAGAAGCACCCTGAAATTAAGGTAATCTTCAAGGATGCTCAAAATAACACGGCTGTTCAGCAAGCGCAAGTAAAGGAGTTCATTTCACAAGGTGTTGACTTGATAATTATTAGTCCCAAGGAAGCACGTCCGCTTACCAAACCGGTTGCAGAAGCCATTGAAGCTGGCATTCCAGTGATAGTTCTCGATAGGAAGGTAGAAGGTGACAAATACACCTGTTTTATAGGTGCAGATAATGTAAAAATTGGGCGTGAGGCAGGAAAGTATTTGGTAAAAATTCTTGGCGGCAAGGGAAAAATTGTCGAGCTGAAAGGCCTAATGACTTCAACGCCAGGTCAGGAACGACACAACGGATTTATGGAAGGAATCAAGGGTTCGAAGTTAGAGATTATTTTTAGTGCTGACTGCCGTTGGCTAGAACCAAATGCCCAGCGTGAGATGGCATCGGCACTAGCTCGTTTCCCTCAGATTGATGCAGTCTATGGGCATAACGATCCAAGCGCTCACGGCGCGTATATGGCAGCGAAACAAGAGGGAAAAGGACGAGAAAAGAAAATCAAATTCATCGGAATTGATGCATTGCCTCACGAAGGAATTCGATATGTAAAAGAAGGTATCCTAACAGCAACATTTCAATATCCAACAGGTGGAGCAGAAGCAATTGACGTAGCTATCAAAATACTTAAAGGTGAAAAGGTTCCGAAGAACATAACGCTTGGTACTCGCATATACACAAAAGAGAATGTTGAAAAGGGTGGCGAGGCACTTTAG
- a CDS encoding GH116 family glycosyl hydrolase, which produces MRNKLSFTPVFPLILLSFLIMASPVLALVNWDFEDGTLQGWSIVWGDAGKQPVDKDDDRYGGNFGKQGRYFIGTYENMKDEAQVELKSPVFIISSKMITMLVGGGCHWDKTYIALYDFSNDKELFRETGCNAENMTRRYWDVSSFIGRQAYLKIVDRHSGGWGHINVDDIRELTDDEIGKMEASRKQKELAREKWLAELMLPTKRKVYRGRELLDIAMPLGGIGAGNIAICGDGSLREWQIFNKVNAECVVPGQFFAIWAKTEGKDPVARVLQTTSIEGLPTIKETEFIGEFPIAEVRYKDPNLPITLSMEAFSPFIPMNAKDSGIPGIYFVFRIKNPQTVNVFASIGASLQNAVNYDGRSEIKGVRFAGYGGNENKLVEGKNFAAIHMYNSSISPTERQFGTMTLGTLGQASAMVQWDIPETMWSDFAANGKFDNVGPAGKSRKGRTWNGALAVPITLRPGEEKSVVFFITWHFPNYYAEYDKAHENDWLGRMFSNWFKDSLAVAEYLAANYERLARETQLFRKTFYNSNLPYWFLDRISSQASTLTSQVCMWIADGSFHGYEGAGCCPMNCTHVWNYEQTLAHLFPELERNMRKTDLTVQQEPSGAVRHRTVLPLTAPRSTGPFVDGQLGTILKSYREYRLSANREWLDEMWPKIKLAMDFVINNWDPNADGVLVNEQWNTYDAAMYGPNTFIGTLYLAALRAAEEMAKVEGDADSTRYHLLFETGRKRLDQALWNGEYYIHIDSKDKAAASKDKAWIVEDWPNENPDANRPYGTGCHADQLLGQWWANILDLGYLLPQEKIRTALDSILKYDWRWDFGEVCQQRAFAGPGDMGLLNCTWPYGGRPEQAILYADEVWTGIEYEVAGLLIHEGKIKDAYRIVKAVSERYNGVPRKPIKRNPWSEIECGEHYARAMSSWGMLLMAQGISYCGPKGSIAFNPKIKPEDHCSFFSAAEGWGTFTQRITSTSQVDTIDLAYGSLALKSITIHLPLNVEPKSLVVRLSRKSLPIESSQEGKALTVVFKESVALKAGDRLTIEVEW; this is translated from the coding sequence ATGCGTAATAAGCTCTCTTTCACTCCTGTATTTCCATTAATTCTATTATCTTTTCTGATTATGGCGTCTCCAGTATTGGCACTGGTCAATTGGGACTTCGAGGATGGGACGCTTCAGGGATGGTCAATAGTATGGGGAGATGCTGGAAAACAGCCGGTAGACAAGGATGATGACCGTTATGGCGGCAACTTTGGCAAACAAGGCAGATATTTTATTGGAACATATGAAAATATGAAAGACGAAGCCCAAGTTGAGCTGAAGTCGCCAGTCTTTATTATCTCGTCGAAAATGATAACAATGTTGGTTGGCGGCGGATGCCATTGGGATAAAACGTACATAGCCCTATATGACTTTTCTAATGACAAGGAGCTATTTCGTGAAACCGGTTGTAACGCTGAAAACATGACCCGTCGTTACTGGGATGTGTCTTCTTTTATTGGGCGGCAGGCATATTTAAAGATTGTTGATAGACATTCTGGTGGTTGGGGACATATCAACGTCGATGACATAAGGGAGCTCACCGATGATGAGATTGGAAAGATGGAGGCAAGCCGCAAGCAAAAAGAGCTCGCAAGGGAAAAGTGGCTTGCAGAACTTATGCTACCAACCAAACGCAAAGTATATAGAGGAAGAGAGCTTTTGGATATAGCAATGCCTCTTGGAGGTATAGGGGCAGGAAACATAGCTATATGTGGTGATGGTTCTCTACGTGAATGGCAGATTTTTAATAAGGTGAACGCCGAATGCGTGGTACCAGGACAGTTCTTTGCAATATGGGCAAAAACTGAAGGAAAAGATCCTGTAGCACGTGTTCTTCAAACAACATCAATCGAAGGACTACCAACAATAAAAGAAACCGAGTTTATTGGTGAGTTTCCAATCGCCGAAGTGAGGTACAAAGACCCAAATCTGCCGATTACGCTTAGTATGGAAGCGTTTTCGCCGTTTATACCAATGAATGCAAAGGATTCCGGAATCCCTGGTATTTACTTTGTTTTTAGGATAAAGAACCCACAAACAGTTAATGTTTTCGCTTCTATCGGTGCTTCGCTGCAAAACGCGGTGAATTACGATGGCAGGTCTGAAATAAAGGGCGTAAGATTTGCTGGTTACGGTGGCAATGAGAATAAGTTAGTTGAGGGCAAAAACTTTGCCGCAATTCATATGTACAATTCTTCTATCTCTCCCACCGAGCGTCAATTTGGGACCATGACGCTCGGCACTTTGGGACAGGCTTCTGCTATGGTTCAGTGGGATATCCCCGAAACAATGTGGTCTGACTTTGCAGCAAATGGAAAATTCGATAACGTTGGGCCAGCTGGCAAAAGTCGGAAAGGTCGAACATGGAACGGAGCACTTGCGGTTCCCATAACACTTAGACCAGGTGAAGAAAAGTCAGTTGTGTTCTTCATTACGTGGCATTTTCCGAACTATTATGCAGAGTATGACAAAGCTCACGAAAATGATTGGCTTGGAAGGATGTTTAGCAATTGGTTCAAAGATTCACTTGCGGTTGCCGAATACCTTGCCGCTAATTATGAACGGCTGGCAAGAGAAACACAACTCTTCCGGAAAACATTCTACAACAGCAATCTTCCATATTGGTTCCTTGATCGTATATCTTCTCAAGCCAGTACTCTAACGAGCCAAGTTTGCATGTGGATAGCTGATGGTTCATTTCATGGCTATGAGGGTGCCGGCTGTTGTCCCATGAACTGCACTCACGTTTGGAACTATGAGCAAACCCTTGCGCATCTTTTCCCAGAACTCGAGCGGAACATGCGAAAGACAGATTTGACTGTGCAGCAAGAGCCTTCTGGAGCGGTTAGACATCGAACAGTTCTTCCGCTTACTGCGCCTAGAAGCACGGGGCCATTTGTTGATGGCCAGCTTGGAACAATCCTGAAGAGCTATCGTGAATACAGGTTGTCTGCAAATCGTGAATGGCTAGATGAAATGTGGCCCAAAATTAAGCTTGCTATGGATTTTGTTATAAATAATTGGGACCCTAATGCTGACGGCGTTTTAGTCAATGAGCAGTGGAACACTTACGATGCAGCAATGTATGGTCCAAACACTTTTATTGGCACTCTTTATTTGGCAGCTCTGCGTGCGGCTGAGGAGATGGCAAAGGTTGAAGGAGATGCAGATTCAACGCGATATCATTTGCTTTTTGAAACAGGGAGGAAGCGTCTGGATCAAGCCTTATGGAATGGTGAATACTATATTCACATTGATAGCAAAGACAAGGCGGCAGCTAGTAAAGACAAAGCCTGGATAGTTGAAGATTGGCCAAACGAGAATCCAGATGCAAATCGTCCTTATGGTACTGGTTGTCATGCTGACCAGCTTTTAGGTCAATGGTGGGCTAACATACTCGACCTCGGCTATCTTTTGCCCCAGGAAAAGATACGAACAGCGCTTGATTCAATCCTAAAGTATGACTGGCGTTGGGATTTTGGGGAGGTTTGTCAACAGCGTGCTTTTGCCGGACCTGGCGATATGGGCCTGCTTAACTGCACGTGGCCATATGGTGGACGACCAGAACAAGCAATTCTTTATGCCGACGAGGTTTGGACGGGGATTGAATATGAGGTTGCTGGTCTACTTATACATGAAGGTAAAATCAAGGATGCATATCGGATTGTAAAGGCTGTAAGTGAGCGATACAACGGTGTCCCACGCAAACCAATAAAACGCAATCCTTGGAGTGAGATTGAGTGTGGAGAACACTACGCAAGAGCAATGAGCAGTTGGGGGATGCTCCTTATGGCCCAGGGGATTTCATATTGCGGGCCTAAAGGGTCAATCGCATTCAACCCCAAAATTAAGCCTGAAGATCATTGTTCCTTCTTCTCCGCTGCTGAAGGGTGGGGAACATTTACACAACGCATAACATCAACAAGCCAAGTTGATACAATTGACCTTGCATATGGCAGCCTAGCGCTTAAATCTATAACAATTCATCTCCCGCTTAATGTGGAGCCAAAGTCTTTGGTAGTTAGATTATCAAGAAAAAGCCTTCCTATAGAAAGCTCGCAGGAAGGCAAAGCGCTAACGGTAGTTTTCAAAGAGTCAGTGGCTTTAAAGGCAGGAGATAGACTAACAATAGAGGTCGAATGGTGA
- the dinB gene encoding DNA polymerase IV: MEKRRIILLVDMNAFFANIEQMSNDRLRGKPVLVGGSPSRRSVVAAASYEARPYGIQSGMPLAKALVLCPNAIWVEGNPWKYMDTASRVFQICAEYTDRMEIYSIDECFLDVTDIQDRFGGAWEIARSIKQRIRTELGLTCSIGIGPNKLLSKLAAGMKKPDGLTEIKPEEVKDLLEDLPVEKLHGIGEKTRIRLERMGITTAGALGRVPVESLKRRFGILGNILHEMGNGIDRSPVIPYYSVPDLKSIGHSYTLNHNTRDWDLVHRHLLRLSEMVGRRLRKQNYAGRTVTLILRYEDMDTFCRQKSTSEYLDDGYAIYKVAASILSQQQEDKRHIRLVGVSVSNLIKGIYQLELFTNRRYRNLLKVLDSINDKYGEFTVKRASLVDLELQPKTHGFEHKNIVQRLTPT; this comes from the coding sequence ATGGAGAAAAGGCGCATTATTCTATTAGTCGACATGAATGCGTTTTTTGCGAATATCGAGCAAATGTCCAACGACCGCCTGCGAGGAAAGCCAGTTTTGGTAGGTGGTTCCCCAAGCCGGCGCTCGGTGGTAGCAGCAGCTAGTTATGAAGCCCGACCCTATGGAATTCAGTCCGGAATGCCGCTCGCAAAAGCCCTGGTACTCTGCCCAAACGCCATATGGGTCGAAGGAAACCCATGGAAGTACATGGACACCGCAAGCCGTGTATTCCAAATCTGCGCAGAGTATACCGACCGAATGGAGATTTATTCTATTGACGAGTGCTTCCTGGACGTCACCGACATACAAGATAGATTTGGCGGCGCATGGGAAATCGCTCGGTCAATCAAACAACGCATACGTACAGAGTTGGGATTGACCTGTTCAATCGGTATTGGACCGAACAAGTTGCTTTCTAAACTAGCCGCCGGCATGAAAAAACCCGATGGCTTGACGGAGATAAAACCCGAAGAGGTAAAAGACCTGCTTGAGGACCTGCCTGTAGAAAAGCTTCACGGAATTGGAGAGAAAACGCGAATTCGACTGGAAAGAATGGGAATTACCACTGCGGGTGCACTCGGACGCGTTCCAGTCGAATCGCTCAAGCGAAGATTTGGCATCCTAGGGAATATCTTACATGAAATGGGAAACGGCATAGACCGCTCGCCAGTAATTCCGTACTACAGCGTGCCTGACCTCAAATCTATAGGCCACTCCTATACACTAAACCACAACACACGTGATTGGGATTTGGTCCATCGCCACTTGTTACGTTTGTCGGAAATGGTAGGCAGAAGATTAAGAAAGCAAAACTACGCCGGTAGAACTGTAACGCTCATTCTCCGATATGAGGATATGGACACTTTCTGCCGGCAGAAAAGCACTTCAGAATACCTTGATGACGGCTATGCTATATACAAAGTAGCTGCTTCCATACTATCCCAGCAGCAAGAAGATAAACGCCATATACGCTTGGTAGGGGTATCTGTATCGAACTTAATCAAAGGAATATACCAATTGGAACTCTTTACCAATCGCCGGTATAGAAATTTGCTGAAAGTCTTAGACAGCATTAACGACAAATACGGCGAATTCACTGTGAAGCGTGCGTCGCTGGTAGACTTGGAACTCCAACCGAAAACCCATGGGTTCGAACACAAAAATATAGTCCAACGGTTAACACCGACCTAA
- the smpB gene encoding SsrA-binding protein SmpB gives MRQQGRKVIAINRRARHEYFIEETYEAGICLAGTEVKSVRAGKVSLQESFARVENGEVWLYNMYIAPYEFGTRFNLDPRRPRKLLLHRNEIRRLMAWTQQKGLTLIPLQLYFERGYAKIELGVCRGKKLYDKRQAIAERDARREALRSMTGRE, from the coding sequence ATGAGACAGCAGGGACGTAAAGTCATAGCTATTAACAGGCGGGCGCGACATGAGTACTTTATTGAGGAGACTTATGAGGCGGGAATTTGCCTTGCTGGCACTGAAGTAAAAAGCGTTCGCGCAGGAAAAGTGAGCCTTCAAGAAAGCTTTGCGCGCGTTGAGAATGGCGAGGTTTGGCTCTATAACATGTATATCGCACCGTATGAGTTCGGCACGCGATTTAATCTTGACCCTCGGAGACCTAGGAAACTCCTTCTGCACCGTAATGAAATTCGGCGACTTATGGCATGGACTCAACAGAAAGGGCTTACGCTAATCCCCTTGCAACTTTATTTTGAGCGCGGATATGCGAAAATAGAGCTTGGCGTATGTCGCGGCAAGAAGCTTTATGATAAAAGACAAGCCATAGCAGAGCGTGATGCTCGTCGCGAAGCACTTCGCTCGATGACTGGTCGTGAGTGA
- a CDS encoding class I SAM-dependent methyltransferase, translated as MCAVARYSDYDDFAFFYNKYWGKGCCDLIIPVLDKLLLPKLPKGAHILDLCCGTGQIAHALTELGYKVTGIDGSAEMIRYAEQNAPKAKFFVADARYFKLPQEFDATISTSDSLNHVMNINELTGVFINVYAVLKPGGWFLFDLNCEKTYELRNQKVTSIVKPDHVCVVRGIYKPRKKVGEFQVTTFRLIGEWERKDLKLLQKCHSISTVKQALKRVGFTEIQTFDMRNKLFANLEAPFTVFLCRKPFALSNHQEVASDLQPKGT; from the coding sequence ATGTGTGCAGTAGCTCGGTATTCCGACTACGATGATTTTGCGTTTTTCTATAACAAATATTGGGGCAAGGGGTGTTGCGATTTAATAATACCTGTTCTTGACAAGTTATTATTGCCAAAATTGCCAAAAGGAGCCCATATTCTTGACCTATGCTGTGGGACAGGCCAAATTGCACACGCGCTTACCGAGCTAGGATATAAAGTAACGGGAATCGATGGGTCGGCTGAGATGATTCGGTATGCTGAGCAAAATGCGCCGAAAGCTAAGTTTTTTGTCGCTGATGCTCGATATTTTAAATTGCCCCAAGAATTTGATGCTACCATTTCTACTTCCGATAGCCTAAACCATGTTATGAATATTAATGAGCTAACAGGTGTTTTCATTAACGTCTATGCTGTTTTAAAGCCAGGAGGATGGTTCCTTTTTGATTTAAATTGCGAGAAAACATATGAGTTGCGTAACCAAAAAGTAACTAGCATTGTAAAACCCGACCATGTATGCGTTGTTCGTGGTATTTATAAGCCGAGGAAAAAAGTCGGCGAGTTTCAAGTTACAACTTTTAGGCTGATTGGGGAATGGGAACGCAAGGATTTAAAACTGCTACAAAAATGCCATTCAATAAGCACAGTAAAGCAAGCCTTAAAACGTGTTGGATTTACAGAAATTCAAACCTTTGATATGAGGAATAAGTTGTTTGCAAATCTCGAGGCGCCATTTACTGTTTTCTTATGCAGAAAGCCTTTCGCCTTGTCTAACCACCAAGAAGTTGCTAGCGATCTGCAGCCCAAGGGTACTTAA